A genomic region of Sander vitreus isolate 19-12246 chromosome 11, sanVit1, whole genome shotgun sequence contains the following coding sequences:
- the fev gene encoding protein FEV isoform X1, whose translation MLLASDCDWTRIQLGFLINFTFYPTENLSKESKGTSWGPINTGVQKGSGQIQLWQFLLELLSDSTNMSCIAWEGTNGEFKLIDPDEVARRWGERKSKPNMNYDKLSRALRYYYDKNIMTKVHGKRYAYKFDFHGLAQVCQPSTTEQAIYKFQGNFSPIPFTGLSKLNLVAPGVGPSGFSYWPGSPPAALYHSHSLQPPGPFGTVSPSHISCVNNINSLTNINNHYN comes from the exons ATGCTTCTTGCATCAGACTGCGACTGGACGAGGATACAATTAGgatttttaatcaattttaCCTTTT ATCCGACAGAAAATCTGTCGAAGGAAAGCAAAGGGACATCTTGGGGTCCAATAAACACAGGAGTGCAAAAAG GCAGCGGGCAGATCCAGCTGTGGCAGtttctgctggagctgctctcTGACAGCACCAACATGTCGTGCATCGCCTGGGAGGGCACCAACGGCGAGTTCAAGCTCATCGACCCGGACGAGGTGGCTCGGCGCTGGGGGGAGCGCAAAAGCAAACCCAACATGAACTACGACAAGCTGAGCCGGGCTCTGCGCTACTACTACGACAAAAACATCATGACCAAAGTCCACGGCAAGCGCTACGCCTACAAGTTTGATTTCCACGGCTTGGCGCAGGTGTGCCAGCCGTCCACCACGGAGCAGGCCATCTACAAGTTTCAGGGGAACTTCTCCCCGATTCCCTTCACCGGGCTTTCCAAACTGAACCTTGTGGCTCCCGGCGTGGGACCGTCGGGTTTCTCCTACTGGCCTGGTTCCCCTCCGGCGGCTCTGTATCACAGCCACAGCCTGCAGCCGCCGGGGCCCTTCGGCACCGTGTCTCCGTCCCACATCAGCTGCGTCAACAACATCAATAGCCTGACCAACATCAACAATCATTACAACTGA
- the fev gene encoding protein FEV isoform X2, whose amino-acid sequence MRQDCGGNLMFNMYLSDPTENLSKESKGTSWGPINTGVQKGSGQIQLWQFLLELLSDSTNMSCIAWEGTNGEFKLIDPDEVARRWGERKSKPNMNYDKLSRALRYYYDKNIMTKVHGKRYAYKFDFHGLAQVCQPSTTEQAIYKFQGNFSPIPFTGLSKLNLVAPGVGPSGFSYWPGSPPAALYHSHSLQPPGPFGTVSPSHISCVNNINSLTNINNHYN is encoded by the exons ATGAGACAGGACTGCGGAGGAAACCTCATGTTCAACATGTATCTCTCAG ATCCGACAGAAAATCTGTCGAAGGAAAGCAAAGGGACATCTTGGGGTCCAATAAACACAGGAGTGCAAAAAG GCAGCGGGCAGATCCAGCTGTGGCAGtttctgctggagctgctctcTGACAGCACCAACATGTCGTGCATCGCCTGGGAGGGCACCAACGGCGAGTTCAAGCTCATCGACCCGGACGAGGTGGCTCGGCGCTGGGGGGAGCGCAAAAGCAAACCCAACATGAACTACGACAAGCTGAGCCGGGCTCTGCGCTACTACTACGACAAAAACATCATGACCAAAGTCCACGGCAAGCGCTACGCCTACAAGTTTGATTTCCACGGCTTGGCGCAGGTGTGCCAGCCGTCCACCACGGAGCAGGCCATCTACAAGTTTCAGGGGAACTTCTCCCCGATTCCCTTCACCGGGCTTTCCAAACTGAACCTTGTGGCTCCCGGCGTGGGACCGTCGGGTTTCTCCTACTGGCCTGGTTCCCCTCCGGCGGCTCTGTATCACAGCCACAGCCTGCAGCCGCCGGGGCCCTTCGGCACCGTGTCTCCGTCCCACATCAGCTGCGTCAACAACATCAATAGCCTGACCAACATCAACAATCATTACAACTGA